In Solanum pennellii chromosome 3, SPENNV200, a single window of DNA contains:
- the LOC107012230 gene encoding gibberellin 20 oxidase 1-D produces MAIDCMITNGKSPMLDEKKQFIFDASHMKRESNIPTQFIWPDHEKPCALVQELHVPLIDLRGFLSGDPDAAQQASKLVGEACRSHGFFLVVNHGVDANLISNAHRYMDTFFDLPLLEKQKAQRKIGEHCGYASSFTGRFSSKLPWKETLSFRYSAEKESSHIVEEYFQSTLGESFNHLGNVYQEYCNSMNTLSLGIMELLGMSLGVEKSHFKEFFEENDSIMRLNYYPPCQKPELTLGTGPHCDPTSLTILHQDCVGGLQVFVDDEWHSISPNFNAFVVNIGDTFMALSNGRYKSCLHRAVVNNKTPRKSLAFFLCPNKDKVVSPPNELVDSNNPRIYPDFTWPTLLEFTQKHYRADMNTLQTFSNWLHDQHNTTTQA; encoded by the exons ATGGCTATTGATTGTATGATCACAAATGGAAAATCTCCCATGCTAgatgaaaaaaaacaatttatttttgatgcATCTCATATGAAACGTGAGTCTAATATTCCCACACAATTCATATGGCCTGACCACGAGAAGCCTTGTGCCTTAGTACAAGAACTTCATGTACCCCTTATTGATTTAAGGGGTTTTCTTTCTGGTGACCCCGACGCGGCCCAACAAGCATCTAAGCTTGTTGGGGAAGCGTGTCGGAGTCATGGTTTTTTTCTTGTGGTGAATCATGGAGTCGATGCTAATCTCATTTCTAATGCTCATCGTTATATGGATACGTTCTTTGACTTGCCGCTTTTAGAAAAGCAAAAAGCTCAGAGGAAAATTGGTGAGCATTGTGGTTATGCTAGTAGTTTTACTGGAAGGTTTTCATCAAAGCTACCTTGGAAAGAGACACTCTCTTTTCGTTACTCGGCTGAGAAAGAATCATCTCACATAGTTGAAGAGTATTTTCAAAGTACATTGGGCGAAAGTTTTAACCATCTTGG GAATGTTTATCAAGAATATTGCAATTCCATGAACACACTTTCTCTTGGGATCATGGAACTCTTAGGGATGAGCTTAGGTGTAGAGAAGAGTCACTTCAAAGAGTTTTTCGAAGAAAATGATTCGATAATGAGACTCAACTACTATCCACCATGCCAGAAACCGGAGCTCACCTTAGGAACGGGGCCTCATTGTGATCCAACATCATTAACAATTCTCCATCAAGATTGTGTTGGTGGACTTCAAGTTTTTGTGGACGATGAATGGCATTCCATTAGTCCAAATTTCAATGCATTCGTGGTTAATATAGGCGACACATTTATG GCGCTATCAAATGGAAGATACAAAAGTTGCCTACACAGAGCGGTAGTAAACAACAAGACTCCTAGGAAATCActtgctttctttctttgtccAAACAAAGATAAGGTGGTGAGCCCACCAAATGAATTGGTGGACTCCAACAACCCTCGAATATATCCCGATTTCACATGGCCTACTCTCCTTGAATTTACTCAAAAACATTATAGAGCTGATATGAACACTCTTCAAACATTCTCAAATTGGCTTCATGATCAACACAATACTACTACACAAGCTTAA